A region from the Marinobacter sp. SS13-12 genome encodes:
- a CDS encoding HAD-IC family P-type ATPase → MEIDKARSELSVTGPLSAQEVAERLTEYGHNRLPEARRRGPLARLGNQLKNFLIYVLITAAVITALLGHWVDTTVIMAVVVIQTLVGFIQEGKAEQALSAIRHMLAPKAVVVREGGQQKIDAADLVPGDTVVLEPGDRVPADLRLERCHNLKIEEAVLTGESEPVDKTTDVQPADAVLGDQLNMAFSGTMVATGTGRGVVVRTGESTEIGRISGLLQETTTLKTPLLEQIDRFARYLSVIIIVAGIAIFGGGLALSGLPVRELFMAVVGLTVAAIPEGLPAILTITLAIGVRRMATRHAVVRRMPVIETLGAVSVICSDKTGTLTRNEMMVTAAVVAGKRLEIEGEGYEPEGDIRHGSDVVSDSPLLDELARAAALCNDAHLERHEGTIRIAGDPMEGALKVFAQKAGFHPETDGRQWPRTDEVPFDAEYRFMATLNHDHHRHGVVYVKGAPERILEMCASMVTDNGETASLDREEWSNAVSELASEGLRVLALARRPAEASQNTLAVEDVEDGLELLGLVGLLDPPRQEAIQAIQDCHDAGIRVKMITGDHAMTASAIGARLGLQNTAPVITGRELDQLNEEELKQVAGEVDIFARTSPEHKLRLVEALQALHGVVAMTGDGVNDAPALKRADVGIAMGVKGSEAAREAASVVLLDDNFASIAAAVREGRTVYTNLKKGIAFMLPINGGESVSLITALLLGLALPISALQILWVNLVSSVILAMTLAFEPTEPDVMKRPPRPRDESLLAGFVVWRVAFVSLLFLIGIFAAWYWAMYRFDDESVARTLAVNTLVAMEVFYLFAVRYLDSASITLRGVLGTPIVLMAVGAVILLQLLFTYLPLFHQTFASAPLTLGALVFAASAGVIVLVVLELETWLRRRWGKGAGGALSSGSG, encoded by the coding sequence ATGGAAATCGATAAAGCCCGTTCGGAGCTGTCTGTTACCGGGCCATTGTCGGCACAGGAGGTGGCCGAGAGACTGACTGAATATGGTCACAATCGGCTGCCGGAAGCACGTCGCCGTGGCCCTCTTGCCCGCCTTGGCAACCAGCTTAAAAACTTCCTGATCTACGTTCTGATTACCGCCGCGGTAATTACCGCCCTGCTGGGCCATTGGGTGGACACCACGGTAATTATGGCAGTGGTGGTTATCCAGACCCTGGTTGGGTTTATACAGGAAGGCAAGGCCGAACAGGCACTCTCGGCAATTCGGCACATGCTGGCACCCAAGGCCGTTGTGGTTCGCGAAGGAGGGCAGCAGAAGATCGACGCCGCCGACCTGGTGCCCGGTGATACGGTAGTCCTGGAACCCGGTGATCGGGTGCCAGCCGATCTCCGGCTGGAACGTTGCCATAACCTGAAAATCGAAGAGGCGGTGCTGACCGGAGAATCCGAACCGGTCGACAAAACAACCGATGTGCAGCCAGCAGATGCAGTCCTCGGTGATCAGCTCAATATGGCGTTTTCGGGCACCATGGTGGCAACAGGTACCGGCCGTGGGGTGGTCGTCAGGACAGGAGAAAGCACTGAAATCGGCCGGATTTCCGGCTTGTTGCAGGAAACCACTACCCTGAAAACGCCCCTGCTTGAGCAGATTGACCGCTTTGCCCGTTACCTGTCAGTGATCATTATTGTTGCCGGTATCGCGATATTCGGTGGTGGCCTCGCGCTGAGCGGTCTACCGGTTCGTGAGCTGTTCATGGCGGTTGTGGGCCTGACCGTGGCGGCTATTCCCGAGGGGCTGCCGGCGATCCTCACCATAACCCTGGCCATTGGTGTTCGACGGATGGCAACCCGTCACGCGGTTGTGCGCAGAATGCCGGTGATTGAAACCCTGGGTGCGGTATCAGTGATCTGCTCCGACAAAACCGGAACCCTGACCCGCAATGAAATGATGGTGACTGCCGCGGTGGTGGCCGGGAAGCGTCTGGAAATCGAGGGCGAAGGTTACGAGCCGGAGGGGGATATTCGTCACGGCAGTGATGTGGTCTCCGACAGTCCGCTGCTGGATGAATTGGCGAGAGCCGCCGCGCTGTGCAACGACGCCCACCTGGAGCGGCATGAGGGAACAATCCGGATCGCCGGTGACCCCATGGAGGGAGCCCTGAAGGTTTTCGCCCAGAAAGCGGGGTTTCATCCGGAGACAGATGGCCGACAGTGGCCACGGACGGATGAAGTGCCCTTTGACGCTGAATACCGCTTCATGGCGACACTCAACCATGATCATCATCGCCATGGCGTGGTCTACGTAAAGGGGGCCCCTGAACGGATCCTGGAAATGTGCGCCAGCATGGTGACCGACAATGGCGAAACCGCGTCACTGGACCGGGAGGAATGGAGCAATGCGGTTTCCGAACTGGCCTCCGAAGGGCTGCGGGTGCTGGCCCTGGCACGCAGGCCGGCCGAGGCGTCGCAAAATACCCTGGCCGTGGAGGACGTTGAGGACGGGCTGGAACTGCTGGGCCTCGTGGGTCTTCTGGACCCGCCGCGGCAGGAGGCTATCCAGGCCATTCAGGACTGCCATGACGCCGGTATCCGGGTAAAGATGATCACTGGCGACCATGCCATGACCGCCAGTGCCATTGGTGCACGGCTGGGATTGCAGAATACGGCCCCGGTGATCACTGGCAGGGAGCTTGACCAACTGAATGAGGAGGAGCTGAAGCAGGTTGCTGGAGAAGTGGATATCTTTGCCCGTACCAGTCCTGAACACAAGTTGCGACTGGTAGAGGCATTGCAGGCGTTGCATGGCGTAGTGGCCATGACCGGTGACGGCGTGAACGATGCACCCGCCCTCAAGCGTGCCGATGTTGGCATCGCCATGGGAGTAAAAGGCTCCGAGGCCGCCCGGGAGGCAGCTTCGGTGGTGCTGTTGGATGATAACTTTGCCAGTATTGCCGCTGCCGTGCGGGAGGGGCGCACGGTCTATACCAATCTCAAGAAGGGCATTGCCTTTATGCTGCCAATTAATGGTGGCGAGTCCGTCAGCCTGATCACGGCGCTGTTGCTGGGGCTGGCGCTGCCGATTTCGGCGCTGCAGATTCTCTGGGTCAACCTGGTCAGCTCGGTAATCCTGGCAATGACCCTGGCGTTCGAGCCCACCGAACCAGATGTCATGAAGCGGCCTCCTCGGCCAAGAGACGAGTCACTGCTGGCAGGGTTTGTGGTCTGGCGGGTCGCTTTTGTGTCGCTGTTGTTCCTGATCGGCATCTTCGCCGCCTGGTACTGGGCCATGTACCGGTTTGACGATGAATCGGTTGCCCGTACGCTGGCGGTGAACACCCTTGTGGCGATGGAGGTTTTTTACCTGTTCGCCGTGCGCTACCTGGACAGCGCGTCCATAACCCTGAGGGGGGTTCTGGGCACCCCCATTGTATTGATGGCGGTGGGCGCGGTAATTCTGCTGCAATTGCTATTCACCTATTTACCATTGTTTCACCAGACCTTTGCCAGTGCTCCGCTTACCCTTGGGGCGCTGGTCTTTGCGGCCAGTGCCGGGGTGATCGTGCTGGTGGTGCTGGAGCTGGAAACCTGGCTCAGGCGTCGATGGGGCAAGGGCGCCGGGGGCGCCCTCAGTTCTGGCTCCGGGTGA
- a CDS encoding glutaredoxin, producing the protein MRLIIRYFFRTLRLILTPFMLISEKLSTPKSVERSPEEQGRVDNACENLALYQFSACPFCIKVRKEMARLGLNIETRDAQHDDSHRAALAAGGGRVKVPCLLIREDDGNEQWLYESDDIRSWLQQRFEPAGI; encoded by the coding sequence ATGAGACTTATCATCCGTTATTTTTTCCGCACCCTTCGCCTGATTCTGACACCATTTATGTTGATCAGCGAAAAGCTCAGCACCCCGAAGAGCGTCGAGCGGTCTCCCGAAGAGCAGGGCCGCGTGGATAACGCCTGCGAAAACCTGGCGCTTTACCAGTTCAGTGCCTGCCCGTTCTGCATCAAGGTCCGCAAGGAAATGGCTCGCCTGGGGCTGAACATCGAAACCCGGGATGCCCAGCATGACGACAGTCATCGTGCGGCCCTTGCTGCCGGTGGTGGGCGCGTGAAGGTACCCTGCCTGTTAATTCGGGAGGATGATGGCAACGAGCAATGGCTGTACGAGTCTGACGACATCAGGTCATGGCTGCAGCAACGGTTTGAACCGGCCGGCATCTGA
- the pbpG gene encoding D-alanyl-D-alanine endopeptidase, giving the protein MMIRSAGLLALTVLLVVTFSPASAAERAELQLASVNAAVAYADADELVYGKNAHRPVPIASITKLMTALVVMESGEPLTEWLEFRERHIPAPANAYTRIREGSELRRADVLRIALMSSENFAAYTLARHHPGGYDAFVKAMNTRASELGMVNTTFVDPTGLSVKNRSTAADLVRLVRAASKYPQIREYSTTRYFTGRFRQPRYRLAYGNTNVLVHRESWGVGISKTGYLSEAGRCLVMLSEMDGRPVVTVLLDSLGTRSPMGDAGRIKRWLTTGVGGSVAAAARAYERKKNAAYASSASTSASVN; this is encoded by the coding sequence ATGATGATCCGATCGGCCGGTTTACTGGCGCTGACAGTGCTGCTGGTAGTGACGTTTTCTCCTGCCAGTGCAGCGGAAAGGGCAGAGTTGCAGCTGGCTTCGGTCAACGCAGCGGTCGCTTATGCGGATGCAGATGAGCTGGTCTATGGCAAGAATGCCCACCGCCCGGTGCCCATTGCTTCCATTACCAAACTGATGACAGCCCTGGTAGTGATGGAGTCCGGGGAACCACTGACGGAATGGCTGGAGTTCAGGGAGCGCCATATTCCGGCGCCCGCAAATGCCTATACCCGTATTCGCGAAGGCTCTGAGCTGCGGCGTGCTGATGTGCTGAGGATTGCATTGATGTCGTCGGAGAACTTTGCCGCCTATACCCTTGCCCGTCATCATCCGGGCGGCTATGACGCCTTTGTCAAAGCCATGAATACCCGTGCCAGCGAACTGGGCATGGTCAATACCACGTTTGTGGACCCGACCGGGCTGTCGGTAAAAAACCGTTCGACTGCGGCAGATCTGGTGCGCCTGGTCAGGGCCGCCAGCAAGTATCCACAGATCCGGGAATACTCCACCACCCGCTACTTCACAGGGCGCTTCCGGCAGCCCCGCTACCGCCTTGCGTACGGAAACACCAATGTCCTTGTGCACCGTGAGAGCTGGGGTGTGGGTATCAGCAAAACCGGTTATCTCTCCGAGGCAGGGCGCTGCCTGGTTATGCTGTCCGAGATGGACGGCAGGCCAGTGGTTACCGTACTGCTGGACTCCCTGGGCACCCGGTCGCCAATGGGCGATGCCGGGCGTATCAAGCGCTGGCTGACCACCGGAGTGGGCGGCAGTGTAGCCGCAGCGGCACGGGCCTATGAGCGGAAAAAGAACGCTGCCTATGCGTCCTCTGCCAGCACCTCTGCCAGTGTGAACTGA
- the ilvD gene encoding dihydroxy-acid dehydratase — MTEDKRRRYSSPVVDGLGKSASRAMLRAVGFTDEDFRKPQIGIASTWSNLTPCNMHINQLAEESAAGADEAGGKSLTFNTITVSDGIANGTEGMKYSLVSREVIADSIETVAGCEGFDGLVAIGGCDKNMPGCMMGLARLNRPSVFVYGGTIMPGENHTDIISVFEAVGAHARGDLDLIQVKQIEETAIPGPGSCGGMYTANTMASAIEAMGMSLPGSSAQNAISDTKAADCRAAGAAVLNLLDRDIKPSDIMTREAFENAITVVIALGGSTNAVLHLLAMASTVGVELSLDDFVDIGKRVPVLADLRPSGHYMMSELVAIGGIQPLMKMLLDKGMLHGDCMTVTGQTLAENLRDVAPYPESQDIIHAFDNPIKADSHLRILYGNLAPTGAVAKITGKEGTHFTGQARVFHSEEEAQERIMDGTVVAGDVLVIRYEGPKGGPGMREMLTPTSAIMGKGLGSDVALITDGRFSGGSHGFVVGHITPEAAEGGPLALVENGDTITIDAVANRIELDISDEEMERRRKAWSEPAPRFTRGVLAKYARTVGSASEGAVTDKP, encoded by the coding sequence ATGACAGAAGACAAGCGCCGCCGCTACTCATCCCCGGTTGTGGATGGTCTGGGTAAATCGGCAAGCCGCGCCATGTTGCGGGCCGTGGGCTTTACCGATGAGGATTTCCGCAAGCCCCAGATCGGTATTGCCTCCACCTGGAGCAACCTGACGCCCTGCAACATGCACATCAACCAGCTTGCGGAAGAATCCGCTGCGGGAGCCGATGAAGCCGGTGGCAAGAGCCTGACGTTCAATACCATTACCGTGTCCGATGGCATCGCCAATGGTACCGAGGGCATGAAGTACTCGCTGGTCTCGCGGGAAGTGATTGCCGACTCCATTGAAACCGTGGCCGGTTGCGAAGGGTTTGACGGCCTGGTGGCCATTGGCGGCTGCGACAAGAACATGCCCGGCTGCATGATGGGCCTTGCGCGGTTGAACCGGCCCTCGGTGTTTGTCTACGGCGGCACCATCATGCCTGGTGAAAATCATACCGATATTATCTCGGTATTCGAGGCGGTGGGAGCCCATGCCCGTGGCGATCTCGACCTGATCCAGGTGAAGCAGATCGAGGAGACCGCCATCCCCGGCCCCGGGTCCTGTGGTGGCATGTACACCGCCAACACCATGGCCTCGGCCATTGAGGCCATGGGCATGAGCCTGCCGGGCAGCTCGGCCCAGAATGCCATTTCCGATACCAAGGCCGCGGACTGTCGGGCCGCAGGTGCGGCTGTGCTCAATCTGCTGGACAGGGACATCAAGCCTTCCGATATCATGACCCGGGAAGCCTTTGAAAACGCCATTACAGTGGTCATTGCCCTGGGTGGCTCCACCAATGCGGTACTTCATTTGCTGGCCATGGCCAGTACCGTCGGGGTCGAACTGTCTCTGGATGATTTCGTGGACATCGGCAAGCGGGTACCTGTGCTTGCGGACCTGCGTCCCAGCGGCCATTACATGATGTCGGAGCTGGTGGCCATTGGTGGTATCCAGCCACTGATGAAAATGCTGCTGGACAAGGGCATGCTGCACGGGGACTGCATGACCGTAACGGGGCAGACTCTGGCCGAAAACCTGAGGGATGTGGCGCCCTATCCGGAAAGCCAGGACATCATTCATGCCTTTGACAATCCCATCAAGGCGGACAGTCACCTGCGCATTCTCTACGGCAACCTCGCACCTACCGGAGCAGTGGCCAAGATTACCGGCAAGGAGGGTACCCACTTCACGGGCCAGGCCCGGGTGTTCCACTCCGAGGAAGAAGCCCAGGAGCGGATCATGGATGGCACCGTGGTAGCCGGGGATGTTCTGGTGATCCGTTATGAGGGGCCGAAAGGTGGCCCGGGCATGCGGGAGATGCTGACACCCACCTCGGCCATCATGGGTAAGGGCCTGGGCAGCGATGTGGCGCTGATTACCGATGGGCGCTTCTCCGGTGGCAGCCACGGCTTTGTGGTGGGCCATATCACGCCGGAAGCCGCCGAGGGCGGGCCGCTTGCACTGGTCGAGAACGGCGATACCATCACCATTGACGCTGTCGCCAACCGTATCGAGCTGGATATTTCCGACGAGGAGATGGAGCGCCGCCGTAAGGCCTGGTCAGAGCCGGCCCCGAGGTTTACCCGCGGGGTGCTGGCCAAGTATGCGCGAACGGTAGGTTCGGCCTCGGAAGGCGCGGTGACGGACAAACCCTGA
- a CDS encoding GGDEF domain-containing phosphodiesterase yields the protein MESPTTSSDRTPIRKDANPGVAGVFWRWLPLILILLAIAYAVLLIGLLPQVLQGQALEASHELIRKAFIGGVLMFALLLLAGGSYVLRAVSRQERRKRLSADRLVRQEQQVRSQIEQDYDRLLKSHRVTGKPNRAILEETLDNIDTGQIPYTLCMIRLSRFNEIEQALGYRAAEELLRSYLRQLNSYLKRLASARLVIINGYGLATIDTINHAFALYREDHTDQVQDLLFEIRDWLADNFREGRFSFSWGPSLGIAHAPEHGADAAGILSSAGLASLNAGQLLTVYDPAIAEWQYRQQVLMLDVEDGLASNAMWLEYQPKVSIRDSKVRSVEALIRWRHPEFGIVAPDQWIPLAEQVGVIHPVTLWVIERACSEYRHLVSRYGPGLSVAVNISAVDLIHAGFEDEIADIVTRHGMKTGDLILEITETAMMTDPEDSGKIIHALSRKGFRIAMDDFGTGHSSLGTLASFDLDELKIDRSFLKDILAHPTRQRIFRAALELGEALDLDVVVEGVEDEAVVCWLQQFPGLFGQGYFWGRPEPACP from the coding sequence ATGGAATCTCCCACAACCTCGTCAGACAGAACTCCAATACGAAAAGATGCCAACCCAGGCGTGGCCGGTGTGTTCTGGCGATGGTTGCCCCTGATCCTGATACTGCTTGCCATCGCCTACGCCGTACTGCTCATTGGCTTATTGCCGCAAGTCCTTCAGGGCCAGGCCCTTGAAGCGAGCCACGAACTGATCCGCAAAGCGTTTATCGGCGGCGTCCTGATGTTCGCACTGCTGCTTCTGGCGGGGGGCAGTTATGTCCTCAGGGCCGTCAGCCGGCAGGAACGCCGTAAACGACTGAGCGCTGACAGGCTGGTTCGCCAGGAACAACAGGTTCGCTCACAGATCGAGCAGGATTATGACCGCCTGCTGAAATCCCACCGGGTCACCGGTAAGCCCAACCGGGCCATACTGGAAGAAACCCTCGACAACATCGACACCGGCCAGATCCCCTACACGCTGTGTATGATCCGGCTCAGCCGGTTCAACGAGATTGAACAGGCATTGGGATACCGTGCTGCCGAGGAGCTACTCAGGAGTTATCTGCGCCAGCTGAACAGTTATCTCAAACGCCTCGCCAGCGCCCGGCTGGTGATCATCAATGGTTATGGGCTGGCGACGATAGACACCATCAACCACGCCTTCGCACTGTACCGCGAGGACCATACTGATCAGGTTCAGGATCTGCTCTTCGAGATACGGGACTGGCTGGCCGACAACTTCCGCGAGGGCCGGTTCTCCTTCTCCTGGGGCCCTTCACTGGGCATCGCCCATGCACCGGAGCACGGGGCCGATGCAGCCGGAATCCTTTCTTCAGCCGGTCTGGCGTCACTGAATGCCGGGCAGCTACTTACCGTCTATGATCCGGCCATTGCCGAGTGGCAGTATCGCCAGCAGGTTCTGATGCTGGACGTGGAAGATGGATTGGCCAGCAACGCCATGTGGCTGGAATACCAGCCCAAGGTAAGCATTCGCGACTCGAAAGTTCGCTCTGTGGAGGCCCTGATCCGTTGGCGTCATCCGGAGTTCGGCATCGTTGCGCCTGACCAGTGGATACCGCTGGCCGAACAGGTAGGGGTGATCCATCCGGTAACACTCTGGGTCATCGAGCGGGCTTGCAGTGAATACCGTCATCTGGTCTCCCGCTATGGCCCAGGCCTGTCCGTGGCCGTCAATATTTCCGCCGTCGACCTGATTCACGCCGGTTTCGAAGACGAGATTGCCGACATCGTTACCCGCCACGGCATGAAGACCGGGGATCTGATCCTGGAAATTACCGAAACCGCTATGATGACCGACCCGGAAGATTCCGGAAAAATCATCCATGCCCTCAGCCGCAAAGGATTCAGGATCGCAATGGATGACTTCGGTACTGGCCATTCCTCACTGGGAACGCTGGCAAGTTTTGATCTGGACGAGCTCAAGATCGACCGCAGCTTCCTCAAGGATATCCTCGCCCATCCGACCCGCCAACGTATCTTTCGCGCCGCCCTGGAACTGGGCGAGGCACTGGACCTGGATGTGGTGGTCGAGGGCGTGGAGGACGAGGCCGTGGTCTGCTGGTTACAGCAATTCCCCGGCCTCTTCGGACAGGGCTATTTCTGGGGCCGGCCGGAACCGGCCTGCCCCTGA
- a CDS encoding pseudouridine synthase: MRLDYFIANATTLSRRDTKKAISAGLVQVDDQTCRKAGTLVTPESRITLEGQTLALPGERYLMLHKPEGVISATTDSQQPTALDLLPADIRRGLHIAGRLDADTTGLLLLTTDGQWSHRITSPRVSCPKTYRVTLSERIDPTAILRLEQGVTLRNEPTPTSPAGVHKLDERLIDLTISEGRYHQVRRMLAAVGNHVVGLHRWRIGDIVLDPELAPGQYRELTVDEVGCLA; encoded by the coding sequence ATGCGTCTGGATTATTTCATAGCCAACGCCACGACCCTGTCGCGCCGGGATACAAAAAAGGCCATCAGCGCTGGCCTGGTGCAGGTGGACGATCAAACCTGCCGCAAAGCCGGCACCCTGGTAACTCCCGAGTCCAGAATCACCCTTGAGGGGCAAACCCTGGCTCTGCCGGGCGAGCGCTACCTCATGCTGCACAAACCCGAAGGAGTCATCAGTGCCACCACTGACAGCCAGCAACCAACCGCCCTTGACCTGCTGCCTGCTGATATAAGGCGGGGACTGCACATCGCCGGACGACTGGATGCGGATACCACCGGGCTGTTACTACTGACCACGGATGGCCAGTGGTCCCACAGGATAACCTCCCCTCGGGTGAGCTGCCCCAAGACCTACCGCGTAACCCTCAGTGAGCGCATCGATCCTACCGCGATCCTGCGGCTGGAACAGGGGGTGACCCTGCGCAACGAACCCACGCCTACCTCCCCCGCCGGGGTCCACAAACTGGATGAGCGGCTGATTGATCTGACCATTTCTGAAGGGCGTTACCACCAGGTCCGGCGAATGCTGGCTGCGGTAGGCAATCATGTGGTCGGGCTGCACCGATGGCGGATTGGAGACATCGTTCTGGACCCCGAACTGGCTCCAGGCCAATACCGCGAGCTTACCGTTGATGAAGTGGGCTGCCTGGCGTGA
- a CDS encoding asparaginase domain-containing protein, which produces MIEIFTTGGTIDKVYFDANSEFEIGDSPVAELLAESNIRDGFSVTGLMRKDSLEMKDEDREAVRAAVSRCSAERILITHGTDTMPDTARALLSVRDKTIVLTGAMQPARMRRSDAVFNIGFAWAAVKLLPHGVYIAMNGEVFEAGSVRKNLKAQRFERT; this is translated from the coding sequence ATGATCGAGATCTTCACCACCGGTGGCACTATCGACAAGGTGTACTTCGACGCCAACAGCGAGTTTGAAATCGGGGACAGTCCGGTTGCAGAACTGCTTGCGGAATCCAATATTCGCGACGGATTCTCGGTCACGGGCCTGATGCGCAAGGATAGCCTGGAGATGAAAGACGAGGACCGCGAGGCGGTCAGAGCCGCGGTCAGCCGTTGTTCCGCAGAACGGATTCTGATCACCCACGGCACTGACACCATGCCGGACACGGCAAGAGCGCTATTGTCAGTCAGGGACAAAACCATCGTGCTTACCGGTGCCATGCAGCCTGCCCGCATGCGCCGCAGTGATGCTGTGTTCAACATTGGTTTTGCCTGGGCCGCGGTGAAGCTGCTGCCCCACGGTGTCTATATCGCCATGAACGGAGAGGTGTTCGAAGCGGGCTCCGTTCGCAAGAACCTGAAGGCCCAGCGCTTCGAGCGAACCTGA
- a CDS encoding xylulose 5-phosphate 3-epimerase, with amino-acid sequence MSSPENPEFVERAVSDYQRWRRGYGVIQHSETTCNQARQMASDLVAEGLQPDTDSVYRKLASLDRLASAGLWLVAHMTYTRRVDTSGKPLQPNDFKTNPEGHTGGALNMVPAYAGYLALNNLTGQTRSWLMGQGHCVAAIDALNVLTGNLHPEQQDRYQGKDGLSRLVSDFYSYRQRPDGGMEAPLGSHVSPHTAGGVIEGGYLGFAELQYAHMPLPDESLVAFLSDGAAEEQRGSDWVPRWWRAEDCGSVLPVMIANGRRIEQRTELGTRAGLERFGEHLAHCGFEPLRFDGRDPAAFVCALFNMERKLDDYRQQAMNGERPYPVPIPYGIAETSKGYGFYGAGSNSAHNLPLPGNPKIDTRARELFHHHAGLLWVPPEQLASAVSELNQHWQQQRPLERDHALATRNPPDPVIPILPPSHDSGSPMLAVDDFFKALVEANPELRARVGNPDELASNRLEGVLNALKHRVNDPESEQESVHGKIITALNEEAVVSACLANKAGLNLVASYEAFCVKMLGAIRQALIFARQQKEVGRPARWLGFPVIATSHTWENGKNQQSHQDTTFCESLLGEMSDVSRVLFPADYNSTLAALPGVYLGRGQLTCMVIPKRDRPVVFNRDEAQALAKTGALVVDEDTSPGEPVMLIANGAYQLSEMIRASERLRETGTPFRLVYVQEPGRFREPRDTLEAAQCIRDLEQERLFPRRMIRRVALTHMRPEVFRGHLSPLFPEPSKSRVLGYINRGGTLNEAGMLFTNRSSWAHALAACADILERPPGEWLSSAELAAVEGRGDAAIVTRSQN; translated from the coding sequence ATGTCATCCCCTGAAAACCCGGAGTTCGTCGAGCGCGCCGTTTCTGATTACCAGCGCTGGCGGCGGGGCTATGGCGTCATCCAGCACTCCGAAACCACCTGCAACCAGGCCCGGCAAATGGCCAGCGATCTGGTTGCTGAAGGGCTTCAACCCGACACCGACTCCGTCTATCGCAAGCTGGCCAGCCTGGATCGTCTGGCCAGTGCCGGCCTCTGGCTGGTGGCGCACATGACCTACACCAGACGGGTAGACACCAGCGGCAAGCCCCTGCAGCCCAATGACTTCAAAACCAACCCCGAGGGCCATACGGGTGGGGCGTTGAACATGGTTCCTGCCTATGCCGGCTACCTGGCGCTGAACAACCTGACCGGCCAGACCAGAAGCTGGCTGATGGGCCAGGGGCATTGCGTCGCCGCGATTGACGCGCTGAACGTGCTGACGGGAAACCTGCACCCGGAACAGCAGGACCGCTACCAGGGCAAGGACGGGCTCTCCCGCCTGGTTTCCGATTTCTACAGCTACCGCCAAAGGCCGGACGGTGGCATGGAGGCCCCCCTGGGCAGTCACGTCAGCCCCCACACAGCCGGCGGTGTCATCGAAGGTGGCTATCTCGGTTTCGCAGAACTCCAGTACGCCCACATGCCACTACCGGATGAGTCACTGGTAGCCTTCCTGTCTGATGGCGCCGCAGAAGAACAGCGCGGCAGTGACTGGGTGCCACGCTGGTGGCGGGCAGAAGATTGCGGCTCGGTACTGCCCGTCATGATTGCCAATGGCCGACGGATAGAGCAACGCACGGAACTGGGAACCCGCGCGGGCCTGGAACGATTTGGCGAACACCTGGCGCATTGCGGTTTCGAGCCGCTGCGTTTTGATGGCCGTGATCCGGCCGCCTTCGTTTGCGCCCTGTTCAATATGGAGCGAAAACTGGATGACTATCGTCAGCAGGCGATGAACGGAGAACGGCCCTACCCGGTCCCGATTCCCTACGGTATCGCCGAAACCTCCAAGGGATACGGATTTTATGGCGCCGGCAGCAATTCCGCCCATAACCTGCCACTGCCCGGGAACCCCAAAATCGACACCAGGGCCAGGGAGCTGTTCCATCATCATGCCGGTTTGCTATGGGTTCCACCCGAACAACTGGCCAGTGCGGTCAGCGAACTCAACCAGCACTGGCAGCAGCAGCGTCCTCTGGAACGGGACCACGCGCTGGCGACACGCAATCCGCCAGATCCTGTCATACCGATACTGCCTCCCTCCCATGATTCGGGCTCACCGATGCTGGCAGTGGACGATTTTTTCAAGGCGCTGGTCGAGGCAAACCCGGAATTAAGGGCGCGCGTGGGCAACCCGGATGAACTGGCCAGTAATCGTCTGGAGGGTGTACTCAATGCCCTCAAGCACCGGGTAAATGACCCGGAAAGCGAACAGGAGTCTGTGCACGGGAAGATCATCACCGCGCTCAACGAGGAAGCCGTAGTGTCGGCCTGTCTGGCCAACAAGGCAGGGCTGAACCTGGTGGCCAGCTACGAGGCATTCTGCGTGAAAATGCTGGGGGCAATCCGCCAGGCGCTGATCTTTGCCCGCCAGCAGAAGGAAGTCGGCAGGCCCGCCCGCTGGCTCGGTTTCCCGGTCATTGCCACCTCCCACACCTGGGAAAATGGCAAGAACCAGCAGTCCCATCAGGACACCACCTTTTGCGAAAGCCTGTTAGGGGAAATGAGCGATGTCAGCCGTGTGCTCTTTCCTGCCGACTACAACAGCACTCTGGCGGCGCTGCCCGGTGTCTACCTGGGGCGGGGACAACTGACCTGCATGGTGATACCGAAGCGTGATCGACCGGTGGTGTTCAATCGGGATGAGGCACAGGCGCTGGCAAAAACCGGCGCCCTGGTGGTGGATGAGGACACCTCCCCCGGCGAACCTGTCATGCTGATCGCCAATGGCGCGTACCAGCTTTCCGAAATGATCCGTGCCAGCGAGCGGCTGCGGGAAACCGGCACCCCCTTCCGGCTGGTGTATGTGCAGGAGCCCGGCCGTTTCCGCGAACCCAGGGATACCCTGGAAGCGGCGCAGTGTATTCGTGATCTGGAACAGGAGCGCCTGTTCCCCAGGAGGATGATACGTCGAGTCGCCCTCACCCACATGCGCCCTGAAGTATTCCGCGGCCATCTTTCGCCGCTGTTCCCGGAGCCGTCGAAATCCCGGGTCCTGGGGTACATCAACCGCGGTGGCACTCTGAACGAGGCAGGCATGCTGTTTACAAACCGCAGCTCCTGGGCTCATGCCCTGGCCGCCTGCGCAGATATCCTGGAACGGCCGCCCGGGGAGTGGCTCTCCAGTGCGGAACTGGCTGCGGTCGAGGGACGAGGCGATGCCGCCATCGTCACCCGGAGCCAGAACTGA